The following proteins come from a genomic window of Vanessa tameamea isolate UH-Manoa-2023 chromosome 6, ilVanTame1 primary haplotype, whole genome shotgun sequence:
- the LOC113396429 gene encoding uncharacterized protein LOC113396429, with translation MTMDIQNSYQNYKEQSPDSKETNLNIESAKISQNTKPDMQSTVINQGKASKRSFDVAFLMMPDEKIRQIQPERQLRVSKQLFNTEEWEQPTKRVSEVYKQSEYSNDNTLDSKDPDEDRVRVNNNMSPSFGSDINIDVGTDEYPSKIMYCSDSDTSERSRSRPNSNESATRHPKFLHEYKNKIFDDPTLISIQTRARFENRFGEKQHEISPKSAFTKVSNFSVRSPNPSVSPDNLLYQNSVSPPLSASSPPSNSYNKSFNNLLTPAHLLNGHNFFKSQNVPSTSPNYPEASPMQRTSASFKAIEYQGKHDAKSTQISSNKMNFIPFRPELPYLQAGPSYPFGVQNFQQPNPDFLKFQGPPREPVNPLIANPAAAILSTLLPSTIAAFSLPAQNVCAKCSISFRMTSDLVYHMRTHHKSESTADPNRRKREEKLKCPVCNESFRERHHLTRHMTAHQDKEGDLDDISASQSFNKKSKQFYSHNGGSILHK, from the coding sequence ATGACAATGGATATTCAAAATAgctatcaaaattataaagaacAATCTCCAGATTCTAAGGAgaccaatttaaatatagaaagtgCTAAAATTTCACAAAATACTAAACCTGATATGCAGTCTACTGTGATCAATCAGGGTAAGGCTTCGAAAAGATCATTCGACGTGGCCTTCTTGATGATGCCAGATGAAAAAATTCGTCAAATTCAACCCGAAAGACAGTTGAGAGTTTCAAAACAGCTGTTCAATACAGAAGAATGGGAGCAGCCGACTAAAAGAGTATCGGAAGTTTATAAGCAGAGTGAATACTCTAATGATAATACCCTCGATTCAAAAGATCCGGATGAGGACAGAGTTCGAGTGAACAACAACATGTCTCCAAGTTTTGGTTCTGATATAAACATCGACGTCGGTACTGATGAATATCCGAGTAAGATTATGTACTGTAGCGATTCCGATACTTCTGAGAGATCGCGTAGTCGCCCTAACTCAAACGAGAGTGCAACTAGACACCCAAAGTTTTTACACgagtataagaataaaatttttgatgaCCCCACTCTTATAAGTATACAAACAAGAGCAAGGTTTGAGAATCGATTTGGTGAAAAGCAACACGAAATATCACCTAAAAGCGCTTTTACAAAAGTATCTAATTTTTCAGTCCGATCACCGAATCCATCAGTCAGTCCAGATAACTTATTATATCAGAACTCTGTAAGTCCACCGTTATCTGCATCTAGTCCTCCATCAAACTCCTACAATAAGAGTTTCAACAACCTTCTGACACCCGCACATTTGCTAAACGGTCACAATTTCTTCAAGTCTCAAAACGTACCATCAACGTCGCCAAATTATCCAGAAGCAAGTCCAATGCAGCGAACAAGTGCTTCGTTCAAAGCGATCGAGTACCAAGGTAAACACGACGCGAAATCAACGCAAATATCATCaaacaaaatgaattttataccaTTCCGACCTGAATTGCCATATTTACAAGCAGGACCGTCATATCCATTTGGTGTTCAAAATTTTCAGCAGCCGAATCCTGATTTTCTGAAATTTCAAGGACCGCCACGTGAACCGGTCAACCCTTTAATTGCAAATCCTGCGGCTGCAATTTTAAGCACACTTTTGCCATCGACCATAGCGGCATTTTCCTTACCAGCACAGAACGTATGCGCTAAATGCAGTATAAGCTTCAGAATGACGTCAGATCTAGTTTATCACATGAGAACTCACCACAAGAGCGAGTCAACTGCTGATCCAAATAGGAGAAAAagagaagaaaaattaaaatgcccTGTATGTAATGAAAGTTTTAGAGAGAGGCATCATCTTACGAGACACATGACAGCGCACCAAGATAAAGAGGGCGATTTGGATGACATATCGGCTTCGCaaagttttaacaaaaaaagcaaACAATTTTACTCCCATAACGGAGGATCTATcctccataaataa